The Chloroflexus aggregans DSM 9485 genome segment GCGGGTCACAATCACTTCAATCGTTTGTCCGATCAGATGACGGGCATTTTCTACAATCACCGGCGTACCATCATCGAGATAACCAACCCCTTGCTGGCGCGTATTGCCCTCGTTGCGAATCAGCACGTGCAGTCGTTGGTCTTGCATAACCGGTGGGCGGAGGGCATCACTCAACTGATTCATATTCAGGACAGTTATCCCTTGCAGACCGGCGACCCGATTGAGATTGTAATCGTTGGTGATAATCGGGCAGTGGTATTGGCGCGCCAATTCGATCAGTTTGTCGTCAACCCGCAGTGCATCGGGTAGATCGTGGTTGATAATCTCGATAGGCAGCGGTGACGATTGTTGCATCTGATTAAGCAACTCAAGCCCGCGGCGTCCCTTTTGGCGGCGGAGATCGTCGTTCGAGTCGGCCAATAGCTGAAGTTCGGTAAGAACAAACGAAGGCACCAAGAACATTCCCTCTAAAAATCCGGTACGGGCGACGGCAGCGATACGACCGTCGATGATTGCGCTCGTATCGAGCAAGTACCGACGTTGAGGTGTTTCTGGTGCTATTGGCGATACAGCTTCAGGTGAAGGTTTCGTTGGTGGAGTGGAAGCAGCGCGTTGTTGGCGGATGAGCGTGATCAGCTCTATCAGATCATGTTTACGCAAGTACAAAATCGATGCACCGAAATAGACAAGAATTGCGGTAACAATGGTAGGGAAAAGGTTGCCATACGGTGCGGGTAATGTAGATAATGGAACAGTTGCAAAGACACCGGCGAATAGACCGAGCATACACCCCATGATCACCAATATAACGTCGCTGAGTGGCACCGTGCGGGCTTGGCGAAAAAGTGAGCGAAGCGGATTGATAATTAAGCGCTGGGTGAGAATAAGACCAATCGAACCGCCGGCGATCGTGAGGAGCACCGTTGCCCAAATCTGCTCTGCATTCGGATTTGGGCCTGAGAGGGTACGGCCTAGCCAAAAACCGAGATAGGCCATCCAGCCGAAGCCGAGCCAACGCACAATAAAGTCGAGACTCAGTCGCATGTCTCACCCTTGATCGGTTTCAGTCTGCGATGCGTTAGGTTTGCGGGTGAGGAGTTCAACAGCTTCAGTCAGCGACCGCACCGGCGTGATTGTCAAACCGGGGGGGGGTTCGAGCGTCGTATGGGCCGGTACCACTGCGTGGCGAAAGCCGAGTTTCGCCGCTTCGCTGAGGCGACGATCGATCTGGCTCACGCTACGCAATTCTCCCGATAGACCAACTTCACCAAGACAGACCACGTCGGGGTCGATGCGCTGATTGCGGTACGACGAGGCAATTGCCAATGTCACGGCAAGATCGGCAGCCGGTTCACCGATCCGTAGTCCACCGACAATATTGACGTACAGGTCTTGATTAAACAGCGGTAAGCCAACCCGCTTCATCAACACGGCGGTCAGCATCAGCAAGCGGTTCAGGTCAAAGCCATTGGTCGTGCGGCGAGGTTGGGCATTAGCTGTATGAGAGGTTAGGGCCTGCACTTCAACCAGCAACGGGCGGGTCCCTTCGAGGGTCACGGCGACGGTGGAGCCGGGACTGTGGGTGTTGCGTTCGGCAAGAAAGACTTGTGATGGGTTGCGTACTTCGCGCAACCCATCACCGGCCATTTCAAACACGCCAACCTCGTTGGTGCTCCCGAAGCGATTCTTCACGCCGCGCAAGAGACGAAATTGGTGAAATCGATCACCTTCGAGGTAGAGCACTACATCGACAATATGCTCCAGTACGCGCGGGCCGGCAATTGCCCCTTCTTTGGTAACATGACCGACTAACACTATCGGAATTGCCGTCTCTTTCGCCAGTTGCATCAGGCGCAGCGCACCTTCGCGGACTTGCGAGACACTCCCGGCAGCGCTCGTCAATTCTGGCAGGTAAACGGTCTGGATCGAGTCGACGATCACCAGACGTGGGCGCAGGGTACGGATGTGCTCGATAATCAAATCGAGTGACGTTTCGGCCAATATGAAGAGGTCATCGGCGGTAAGGCCAAGTCGTTCGGCACGCATACGAATCTGTTGAGCCGACTCTTCGGCGCTGACGTACAGGGCCGGGCCAACGCTGGCAGCAAAATGGGCGGCCACTTGGCCGAGTAACGTTGATTTTCCAACACCGGGATCACCGCCGATCAAGACGACTGAACCGGGAACTAACCCGCCACCGAGGACGCGGGCGAACTCTTCAGCATAAACAGGTAATCGTTGAAAATCGGCCAGTGGAATATCGCGTAGGCGCGTGGGTTGGTTCTGGCCGAGAGCAGTCGGGCGACCGGTACCGGTTGCGCGAGCAGGAGCGATCAATTGCTCAACTAAACTATCCCATGCACCGCATTCTGGGCATCTGCCCATCCAGCGACTCTGCTGAGCACCACATTGTTGACAGACGAAGATAGTACGTGTTTTTGCCATATGCTCATTATACCACCGCGCTTGCTCACCGATGGCATGTCCAGATAGTGGGAGATTTCAGGCGGCGGAGCGGTCTCGGCACATTATGTTTGGGCCGGCGATGATTGAGCAAGCGCTGATGAACTTAGCCCGATTCGGCTACTCATTACGAGGAGCCAGAAGCTCATCGCCAAATCGGGCCAGAAATAGAACGCATCGACTAATCCATGCGCGAGTGCCCCGGCCATTGTTGCGGTAATCCCAACGGCGAGTGGTAAAGTGGGGTAGCGAGCTGCGGTACGGATCATACACCACGTAGCCCAGCCTAACCCGATGAGCAGAAGAGGGCCGCCGCGCAAGAGGAGATCGAGTATCAGGTTATGCGGATGGGCAGTGTAGATCTCGTTGGTATTCGTCAGGGCCGGATCGGTGTAACGAGGATAGACAACGAGAAACTGATCGAGACCTATCCCCAGCGGATGATCGACCAACATTGCCAATGCGGCGCGCCATGTGGCGAGGCGAATGGTGCTGCTGCCGGTCATGAGACTAAGCCGTTCGATACCGATGATAAGGCTAGCTCCGGCTGCGAGAACGATGACAATGCCACCGGCGATCAGCGACAGGCAACGATAGCGCGGGGGTGTGGCGAAAAAGAGGAGTACCCCGCCGGCAACGATTGCGCCAAGATATGCACCACGGGAAAATGAAACGCCAAGAGCAGCGAGGCTAAGGATTGCACAGGATGCCAACACCATTGCCAACCAACGTTGTTGCCGCTGCCATACAGCCCACGCCAACGCTGCCGCCAACGGCCAAACCCGCCCCATCGCCAGACCGAGGTTGTTGGGATGACCGTAGAAACCGGTGGCGCGTATCACACCTTCGGTGGCGATCAGGTCTTCGCTATACCCGATTTTGCTACCGAACAACGGTACAAGATTGATCCCGCCGGCTTGAGCGATCGCTACCAGGGCCGAGACGGCGCCGGCGGCGATCCAACCGATCAGCGTTGGCATCAGCGTGGGGCGGCCTTGTCGCTCGTGCCACCAGAGCAAGGCCGCGAACAGCAACGGTTCGACGATCATCCAACGTAGTTCGCGCAAGGCTGGGCCGCGCGCTTCGGCGATCAGCACACCCCACACGCCGGCGATCAAGACGAGCAATGCAGGTGTGAGTGCGATGAGGGTGGCTCGTGAGCGGAGGATGGTAGGATTAAGGTGCAGGAGATGTGAACGATCGCGCACCACCGTCGCAAGAGCGGCAATGAGCAAGACTACTTCGTGGAGTGGCAGATAGATACCGCTCTCGCGAATGCCAAACCGAGCGTCAAACAGACCTTTCGGCAAAAAGTAGAGTGGCACCGTGATAGCTACCCAACGCACGGCAAGTGCAGGATAGGCAATAGCTAAACCGATAAACGGTAGGAGACCAAGCATCGTGAGCGGGAGTTGTGCCGAAGCACGATAGGCCACTGCGAGGGTGAGACCTTGGGCGAGAAAGATGATCCATTCGCGCCAATGGGCAGGGAGCGTTTGCCAACGCATCAGCAGATGATCGAGCACGTGCAGGGCCGTGCGCATTGTCAGCGCAGCGGTCACCGCTAAAGCCACAATCAGCACCAACGGCCCGTAATCGGCAAGCGGACGCCATGGCAAGCTCCGCACCACGGAGAACTCGGTTGGCGGCGTGCCGCCGCGTAGTTCGAGGGTATGCACCGCATCGGGCAAACCGCGCAATGCATTGCCGTCTAGTGCGACCGGCACACCATCGAGCAGCGCCGCAGTAGGCGTGCCGCCACGCAACTCGATGCCGGTGCCGGCAAATCGCACCTGCCAGCCGGTGGGAGTTGTCGTCACTGCCGGATGATCCCAGCGATGCACACCAACATGAGCGACTGCCGGTGATTTGACATAATCTTGCAGGATGTCATACGAAGGCAAGGGCTGCCAATCGCGGCTCACCAGTGCAAAGTAGGGGGTAGGATCATCGGGATGCGGCTCGGCATAGCCGCCGTAGCGCAACATCCAGACATTCATCACCCCCATCCACGGCCATTCGCGGCGGGCGCGCTCAATCTGAGCGACCAGATACGCACCTTTTGTCAGCTCATCAACCGGCGGTCCCCAGACAAAGCGATGCTCAGACGGAATCCGATCCGGCGCAGCGTTATAACCAAACTCCGTCACCCAGACCGGTGTCGCCAGATCGCCGTGGCGTTCCATCACCTCGCGCAGCAGCACCACCCGGCTCACATCGTTGCGGGTATCGATAGGGCGATCCCAGCGCCAATTGTCGCGTCCGCGCAAAAAGACATAGCGATGTTCAGAGGGGGGCTGGCCGAGGCCATAATTCTGGGCGGCCATAATATCGAAATAGGCAGCGCCGCCAAGCCGATAGATTTCATCGAGATACTCCAACTCGGTCATTGGCGCCCGCGGATCGAGACCGTCGGTGGGGGCTAGACCGGGGAAGAGCACGACTGCATCGGGGTTTGCCGTCTTCACCGCTTCGTAAGCAAGGCGGAGCAGCGCGAGAAAATCGGCAGGTTTGGGTGTTTGCCAACCCCATTCATTCTTGAGATTCGGCTCATTCCAAATCTGAAAATAGCGTACTTGGCCGCGGTAACGTTCAACGAGGATGGCGAGAAAGCGAGCATAATCGGTCAGATCATCGGGTGGGGCCATCGAGTTGCCATCGATTGCCAAACCTGCCTGAAACTCCGGGGTCGAGCATGCAGCGGCGCAGGCCCACGGGGGAGGCCGGTCGACACGCATAATCAACTCGATATTGTGGGCAACGGCAGCAGCGACAATGCGGTCGTACTTATCCCAACTCGACACCACACCGATCGTCGCAGCGTTACGGCGGTCGGTAAAATCACCGCGGCTATGAATCTCGATGTCATCCCAGGGTACCTGCATACGAGCATAGCGTGCGCCGAGATCGCGGGCAAGGGCGAAGGTCCGGTCAACTGCGACGGGGTCAGGCTCCAGGTGGAGGTTAAAGACGTTCACCCCCAGCGCCGGGCCATCGCTGTAGGGGAAGGGGGCCGTGATAGGCGAACGTTCGGCGACACCGCGCAAGGAGGCATTGTCGACCCAGACGGCAACACCGAGCGCAGCGATGAGCAGTGCGCTGAGCGCAACAAGCAGGATAAGGCGGAGGGCAACAGTACGCATAGCGGAGAGAGTATAGACGGGTGGGGGGATGGTGTCAAGGGGGGAGTAATTGCGCTGAAAGGGAGAATGCTTCGGTCGAGTGGTGTCAGCTCCGCCGGATACCGCCACTCCCTCGCAATGACATAAGGGCTGCACATTCAGCAAATTAAGGTTTGTGAGGAGCACCACATCTTTGAGGAAAGACGCTCTCTTACGGCGACCACCTTGGCAAGCCACGAGTAGTGGCGATGCGTTCGATGATTTCTTCGAGACCGGCAAAAGCGAGATACGGCCAATCTGGGCGATTGGGGTCACAGTTTAAGGCGCGGCGAATCTGGATCGCGAAGCGTGGCTGGAACTCACTGATCTGCGCGTAGCGTTGCCAGTAATCGATAATCACATTTTTTCGTTTGATAAGGAGCGAGCGAGCTGGAAGCGCATCGCTCTTTGCCAGATTTACTTGCGGGAGGGCAGGGAGCAGATTCCACAGGTCGTTATTTCCCCAAACGGCATACGGAATCATATGATCGATGGCATAATTGTGTCGCAACGGCTTGCCAGTCCAGACGCATTGTAAGTTGTGGATGTTGCTCAATGCTTGCCGCACTTCAGATGTATCACGTTCATCTTGTGGTGATGCCATCAAAAGAGCAAGGTAACGTCCGGGGTTAGCAGTGCGATTGATTTCATCGGTGAGCCGCGCCCAGCGCACAATGATACTATCTTCAATCCAGTGTTCAAACCGGCAAATATCGAGCCAGATATCGGTGGGAACGCCTACCCAGCCGAAAGTTTCGCTATTGCCGGGGCGATAGGTGAAAAGAGGAGCGTTAATACTGCCAGCATGAGTCACCGGGCCTTTGCGGATGGTTTGAGCAATCAACTTGAGCACGCTATCGTATCGGTGCGGATTCTCTTCGAGATCGCGCAAGATATTGTAGAGGCTACTTGAGCCACCGGCGTCTTTTGCTAATTTAGCGATAGCTGACCGAAAGGCGATGGTGATTGGTTTCGGCGTGTTCGAATACTCACCGCGAATCTGGGCAATGTGTTCGGAGGCGGTCACGATTGGCCAATAGAAGATAAGCCATTGGATCGCAATTGCACGGAGGAGAACGTAAACCCGATCAGCACCCCATTCAACCGGATTGACCGAGTTGCGGGCAATCGCGCAAAGAGCGCGCAGCAAAGCGAGCTTGTAGGTGGCCGTCTTGCGATCATGGGCGAGAACGGCCTCAATACGTTCGAGACCACGAGCGGTATCGCGTTCGCCTCTCTCCCCCACCACATTCACCCACCGAATGCCCGGTCGGGTCTGATCGGGCATCTCTTCTACTAACAACACTCGTATGCCGACCGATTCAAGCAGCAAGGTGAGGTGGGCAGGCGGGATGGCGGTGTAGAGCCGGCCATCGGCGGCGCGTTCGCCTTCGGGCGGTGGGGTACGATACGAGACAATCAGGCGTCCGCCGGGGCGGAGGATGCGGGCGAGGTTGACCGCTGCCCCAATCAGTTCGGCGGCCGGCAGGTGCATAAGGACGGCGACGCAGAGCACGTTGTCGAAGCTGCCATCTTTGACGCCGGCGAGGTCGGGGAGGGCGGCTTGTTGGACGTTGATGCCGGCGTAGGCGGCGCGGGCTTCGTTGATCATGCCCTGCGATGGTTCAAAGCCGATGGTAGGGTAGCCGTGCTGTTCGAGCCATGCCACATCGCGCCCGCTGCCGCTGCCAATGTCGGCGGTGGGCCGGCCATGGTGGAAGAATGCCGTGATCAGGCGGTAGATCGATTCCGGGCGCTGGTGGCGCTGGAATGCGGCCTGTTGGCGGGCCAGTTCGTCGTAGGTGCGAATGGTTTGTTCGTCGGGCATATGGTTTCGGTTGGATTTGGTTGTGGAGATGGAGACGCACTGCCGTGCGTCTGTGGAGATGGAGACGCACTGCCGTGCGTCTGTACGTAATGGTTGTGGAGATGGAGACGCACTGCCGTGCGTCTGTGGAGATGGAGACGCACTGCCGTGCGTCTGTACAATTATGGGTGTGGGAATGGGATCAAATTCCCGGCGTCGTCTAGTGTCCATACGGTGCCGTCGTTGGCGGTGATGCCGGTTTGGGTGCGCCAGCGTTCGGGCAGGGGGCGCGGTATGGCCAGCATCCCGCCAGATGGTGTGCTGAGTAGGGTGAAATCGAGGGTACCGGTGGTTTTTCCCTGCACGGTGACCCGTACCTTCCAGCAGCCGTTCCATTCACGGTAGAAGTCGTAGTCGAGTTCAACCGGGCCAAGCAGGCCGGTGAGCAGATCGGCGATCAGTTTTTTGGCTTCCGGTACTCGTTTGCGCAAATCGGTGAGCGGTTGCGGTGTTGACATATCGTTCATACCGTTATATGTGTGTGCAGTTGTGGAATGGTTTGGCTCCATAGTAAGCCTGTCGCAGGCCACATTAGAACGGACGTGCGATGCCGTTGCGGTTGAGCTTTGCTTCGCGCCAGATGCGGACCGCGCCGCGGATGAGTCGGTAGGCGACGAAGGCGAGGATGAGTGTGATAATGAAGGCTATGACCGGCAGGAAGATAGCGAGAAGACTGAGTACGAACGCGAGAGCGTCTTCAAAGAAACTGAGGAGTGAGTTGGCGGTGCCGCCGGTGGCGGCGGTGACGGCGGGCCGGATGCTGGCGCGGGCACTTTGGGTGCCGGCGGCAGCAATGATCGCGGCGATGGCGACGACTGCCGGGTGGATGGCGACGACATCTTGGGCGGCAGCGAGGGCGACAATCGCGCCGGCGATAGGGCTGATCACTAGCCCGATAATGTGGAAGACGCTGTCAACCGCCGGTACTTTGTCGCCGATGAAGTCGAGGATGGCAAGGACGGCAAGGACGATCATCGTGATCGGGTGGGCGAGTAGATCGAACGGTTCGCTGAGCTGAATGAGACCGAGGCGGGAAAGTACGCTGACGGTGAGAAGGGGTAGGTATGCGTTGAGGCCGGTGGCGGTGGCGAGGCCAAGCGAGCTGGCAAGCGCAATTATCGTCTCCATGGCAATACTCCGGTAGCGGGTGAATTGTGGAACAACCGCGTTCGACCCTCTTGCACCGAGGAGAATGGTATGCGTTGCTCCGGCGGCAATTTGCTCCTTTTCCCCATCAGACGTGCAACCTGCGCGAAAAGTTGCGCGTCTGATCGCATATCATGCTACCACGTTTCGGTAGCATATCGTGGGGATAAGGTATGACAGAACCTCCACGTGGTCGTCCGCGACCGCTTCCGACCCCTACTCGCCCACAGACGTTGCGACAATGGTTGGAAGAGACGCGCCGGGCGTTGCGGAATATCCCGGCGTCGTTTCGGTTAGTGTGGCAGGCCGATCGCCGACATACCGTGGTGATGGCGATGATTACGTTGCTCAACGCCGGGTTGCCGTTGGCGCAGGCGTATGTCGGTAAGTTGATTGTGGATGCCGTGGTTGCTGCGGTGCAGGGTGGAGTTGATGCGATCGGTGGCGTGCAGCAGGCCTTGCCGTGGTTGTTGAGTGAATTTGGTCTGATCACGTTGGGGGCCGTGTTGATGCAAGGACGGTCGTTGAGCGAACACATCTTGCATGCCCGTTTGAGCAATCTGGTCAATCTGTTGATTATGCGGAAGGCACTGCTGCTCGATCTGCATTATTTTGAAGATGCGCAATACTATGACAAATTGCAGAATGCGCGCCGCGAGACAAATTGGCGGGCGATGGCGATGGTCAACACCGTATTTAGCGCTATTCAGCAAGGGTTGACCTTGATCTCGTTTGCAGCCAGTTTGCTTTGGTTTAGTCCGTTGATTGCATTGATATTATTTGGGGCTACGATCCCGGCTTTTCTCGCGCAAACCCATTTTAGTCGGCTGCGTTTTCGGCTGCTCACGTGGCGGGCGCCGGAGTTTCGCCGGATGCAGTACCTTGAACATCTCTTGACGGTGGATACGGCAGTGAAAGAGGTCAAGTTGTTTGCGCTCGGTGAGCCGTTGTTGCAGCGTCACCAAGCGTTGTTTCATCACTTCTTTCACGAAGATGAGGTGTTGGCACGGAAGCGTTCGTTGATCAGTATGCTGTGGGGAGTAGTCGCGAGCGCCGGCTATTATGTGGCCTATGGATGGATCATCTGGCAGACGGTGGCCGGGGTGATTACCATTGGTGGAATGACCTTCTACCTCACCCTTTTTCGGCAGAGTCAATCGGTGGTGCAAACGCTGTTTGCTAATCTGAGCCAATTGTACGAGGGCGGACTGTTTTTGACGAATCTCTTTGATTTTTTAGCGCTTGAGCCGCGGATGCAAGAGGGCCGTAATCTCCCGGTGCCACGTCCGATTCGGTGGGGAATTGAGTTTCGGAATGTGAGCTTTCGTTATCCTGATCGCGACGAATGGGCGTTGCGCGAGATCAATCTGCGGATAGCGCCGGGTGAAAAGATTGCATTGGTTGGCGCGAATGGGGCCGGCAAGACGACGTTGAT includes the following:
- a CDS encoding ABC transporter ATP-binding protein, whose protein sequence is MTEPPRGRPRPLPTPTRPQTLRQWLEETRRALRNIPASFRLVWQADRRHTVVMAMITLLNAGLPLAQAYVGKLIVDAVVAAVQGGVDAIGGVQQALPWLLSEFGLITLGAVLMQGRSLSEHILHARLSNLVNLLIMRKALLLDLHYFEDAQYYDKLQNARRETNWRAMAMVNTVFSAIQQGLTLISFAASLLWFSPLIALILFGATIPAFLAQTHFSRLRFRLLTWRAPEFRRMQYLEHLLTVDTAVKEVKLFALGEPLLQRHQALFHHFFHEDEVLARKRSLISMLWGVVASAGYYVAYGWIIWQTVAGVITIGGMTFYLTLFRQSQSVVQTLFANLSQLYEGGLFLTNLFDFLALEPRMQEGRNLPVPRPIRWGIEFRNVSFRYPDRDEWALREINLRIAPGEKIALVGANGAGKTTLIKLLTRLYDPTEGQILLDGVDLRDYNVDELRQRIGVIFQDFVRYQTTARENIGFGQIDELANEPRIRSAAVRGGADEVLSQLPHGYDTMLGRWFENGAELSGGQWQKIALARAFMRESEVLVLDEPTAALDAEREYEIFQRFRDLTAGRIAVLISHRFSTVRMADRIVVLEHGRITEMGTHEELLARGGMYARLFNMQAEGYR
- the radA gene encoding DNA repair protein RadA, encoding MAKTRTIFVCQQCGAQQSRWMGRCPECGAWDSLVEQLIAPARATGTGRPTALGQNQPTRLRDIPLADFQRLPVYAEEFARVLGGGLVPGSVVLIGGDPGVGKSTLLGQVAAHFAASVGPALYVSAEESAQQIRMRAERLGLTADDLFILAETSLDLIIEHIRTLRPRLVIVDSIQTVYLPELTSAAGSVSQVREGALRLMQLAKETAIPIVLVGHVTKEGAIAGPRVLEHIVDVVLYLEGDRFHQFRLLRGVKNRFGSTNEVGVFEMAGDGLREVRNPSQVFLAERNTHSPGSTVAVTLEGTRPLLVEVQALTSHTANAQPRRTTNGFDLNRLLMLTAVLMKRVGLPLFNQDLYVNIVGGLRIGEPAADLAVTLAIASSYRNQRIDPDVVCLGEVGLSGELRSVSQIDRRLSEAAKLGFRHAVVPAHTTLEPPPGLTITPVRSLTEAVELLTRKPNASQTETDQG
- a CDS encoding DUF4126 domain-containing protein; this translates as METIIALASSLGLATATGLNAYLPLLTVSVLSRLGLIQLSEPFDLLAHPITMIVLAVLAILDFIGDKVPAVDSVFHIIGLVISPIAGAIVALAAAQDVVAIHPAVVAIAAIIAAAGTQSARASIRPAVTAATGGTANSLLSFFEDALAFVLSLLAIFLPVIAFIITLILAFVAYRLIRGAVRIWREAKLNRNGIARPF
- a CDS encoding methyltransferase domain-containing protein is translated as MPDEQTIRTYDELARQQAAFQRHQRPESIYRLITAFFHHGRPTADIGSGSGRDVAWLEQHGYPTIGFEPSQGMINEARAAYAGINVQQAALPDLAGVKDGSFDNVLCVAVLMHLPAAELIGAAVNLARILRPGGRLIVSYRTPPPEGERAADGRLYTAIPPAHLTLLLESVGIRVLLVEEMPDQTRPGIRWVNVVGERGERDTARGLERIEAVLAHDRKTATYKLALLRALCAIARNSVNPVEWGADRVYVLLRAIAIQWLIFYWPIVTASEHIAQIRGEYSNTPKPITIAFRSAIAKLAKDAGGSSSLYNILRDLEENPHRYDSVLKLIAQTIRKGPVTHAGSINAPLFTYRPGNSETFGWVGVPTDIWLDICRFEHWIEDSIIVRWARLTDEINRTANPGRYLALLMASPQDERDTSEVRQALSNIHNLQCVWTGKPLRHNYAIDHMIPYAVWGNNDLWNLLPALPQVNLAKSDALPARSLLIKRKNVIIDYWQRYAQISEFQPRFAIQIRRALNCDPNRPDWPYLAFAGLEEIIERIATTRGLPRWSP
- a CDS encoding PIN/TRAM domain-containing protein, producing the protein MRLSLDFIVRWLGFGWMAYLGFWLGRTLSGPNPNAEQIWATVLLTIAGGSIGLILTQRLIINPLRSLFRQARTVPLSDVILVIMGCMLGLFAGVFATVPLSTLPAPYGNLFPTIVTAILVYFGASILYLRKHDLIELITLIRQQRAASTPPTKPSPEAVSPIAPETPQRRYLLDTSAIIDGRIAAVARTGFLEGMFLVPSFVLTELQLLADSNDDLRRQKGRRGLELLNQMQQSSPLPIEIINHDLPDALRVDDKLIELARQYHCPIITNDYNLNRVAGLQGITVLNMNQLSDALRPPVMQDQRLHVLIRNEGNTRQQGVGYLDDGTPVIVENARHLIGQTIEVIVTRIHQTQTGRLVFAVPVEEE
- a CDS encoding O-antigen ligase family protein, with the protein product MRTVALRLILLVALSALLIAALGVAVWVDNASLRGVAERSPITAPFPYSDGPALGVNVFNLHLEPDPVAVDRTFALARDLGARYARMQVPWDDIEIHSRGDFTDRRNAATIGVVSSWDKYDRIVAAAVAHNIELIMRVDRPPPWACAAACSTPEFQAGLAIDGNSMAPPDDLTDYARFLAILVERYRGQVRYFQIWNEPNLKNEWGWQTPKPADFLALLRLAYEAVKTANPDAVVLFPGLAPTDGLDPRAPMTELEYLDEIYRLGGAAYFDIMAAQNYGLGQPPSEHRYVFLRGRDNWRWDRPIDTRNDVSRVVLLREVMERHGDLATPVWVTEFGYNAAPDRIPSEHRFVWGPPVDELTKGAYLVAQIERARREWPWMGVMNVWMLRYGGYAEPHPDDPTPYFALVSRDWQPLPSYDILQDYVKSPAVAHVGVHRWDHPAVTTTPTGWQVRFAGTGIELRGGTPTAALLDGVPVALDGNALRGLPDAVHTLELRGGTPPTEFSVVRSLPWRPLADYGPLVLIVALAVTAALTMRTALHVLDHLLMRWQTLPAHWREWIIFLAQGLTLAVAYRASAQLPLTMLGLLPFIGLAIAYPALAVRWVAITVPLYFLPKGLFDARFGIRESGIYLPLHEVVLLIAALATVVRDRSHLLHLNPTILRSRATLIALTPALLVLIAGVWGVLIAEARGPALRELRWMIVEPLLFAALLWWHERQGRPTLMPTLIGWIAAGAVSALVAIAQAGGINLVPLFGSKIGYSEDLIATEGVIRATGFYGHPNNLGLAMGRVWPLAAALAWAVWQRQQRWLAMVLASCAILSLAALGVSFSRGAYLGAIVAGGVLLFFATPPRYRCLSLIAGGIVIVLAAGASLIIGIERLSLMTGSSTIRLATWRAALAMLVDHPLGIGLDQFLVVYPRYTDPALTNTNEIYTAHPHNLILDLLLRGGPLLLIGLGWATWCMIRTAARYPTLPLAVGITATMAGALAHGLVDAFYFWPDLAMSFWLLVMSSRIGLSSSALAQSSPAQT